One Curtobacterium herbarum genomic window carries:
- a CDS encoding class I SAM-dependent methyltransferase, giving the protein MTAEPTPRTDAEAYWTDRYGDAPIWSGAPNASLVDTVGLLAPGSDLAAAGAAAGGTADGAARARRALDLGSGEGGDALWLAAQGWQVTAVDIAANALARGRAEAERVGLGDRLTWVPADLATWDTEDRFDLVTASFLHSSVSFPRAAVLRRATTFVAPGGHLAVVGHAGSPSWASHGEHAHAEPLVGPAEQVEQLGLDDGWSVEVAELRTRQVTVPDGEPATLEESVVLVRRH; this is encoded by the coding sequence ATGACCGCAGAACCCACTCCCCGCACCGATGCCGAGGCCTACTGGACCGACCGCTACGGCGACGCCCCGATCTGGTCGGGGGCGCCGAACGCCTCGCTCGTCGACACGGTGGGACTGCTCGCTCCCGGCAGTGACCTGGCAGCAGCCGGGGCGGCCGCTGGCGGGACCGCTGACGGGGCGGCTCGTGCACGCCGTGCGCTCGACCTCGGCAGCGGTGAGGGCGGCGACGCGCTCTGGCTCGCCGCGCAGGGGTGGCAGGTCACCGCGGTCGACATCGCCGCCAACGCCCTCGCCCGCGGCCGGGCCGAGGCCGAGCGCGTCGGACTCGGCGACCGGCTCACCTGGGTGCCGGCAGACCTGGCGACCTGGGACACCGAGGACCGGTTCGACCTCGTCACCGCGTCGTTCCTGCACTCGTCGGTGTCGTTCCCGCGGGCCGCGGTGCTCCGACGGGCGACGACGTTCGTGGCGCCCGGCGGGCACCTGGCGGTCGTCGGGCACGCCGGCTCGCCGTCCTGGGCCTCGCACGGCGAGCACGCGCACGCCGAACCCCTGGTCGGGCCGGCCGAGCAGGTGGAGCAGCTCGGGCTCGACGACGGGTGGAGCGTCGAGGTCGCGGAGCTCCGCACCCGGCAGGTCACCGTGCCGGACGGCGAGCCGGCGACGCTCGAGGAGTCGGTGGTGCTGGTCCGGCGGCACTGA
- a CDS encoding NmrA family NAD(P)-binding protein produces the protein MTTSVLVAGATGDLGSRIVRELLLHDTHVRVLTRGGSSRASEQFADQDRVEVVVADYTDRAALLRALEGVEVVVSAVSGTRSVIVDAQRALLAAAVDAGVPRFVPSDYAADYRSVTPGTNRNFELRREFAADVDAASIRATSVLNGAFADMLTGQAPLVLFDRQRVLFWSSPDQVLDFTTKDDVAWVTAHVALDTDAPRVVEVAGDRVTSRELAATMSRLTGRTFRLQWAGTTGLLSAMARTGRRLSSTEDETFPAWQGMQYFVSMFSGEAELRHVRNDRYGPHEWTSVRDVVAAHLGTD, from the coding sequence ATGACCACCTCTGTGCTCGTCGCCGGTGCGACCGGTGACCTCGGTTCGCGCATCGTCCGTGAACTCCTGCTCCACGACACGCACGTGCGCGTCCTCACCCGCGGGGGATCGAGCCGGGCGTCCGAGCAGTTCGCCGACCAGGACCGGGTCGAGGTCGTCGTCGCCGACTACACCGACCGGGCTGCGCTGCTCCGGGCACTCGAGGGTGTCGAGGTCGTCGTCTCGGCCGTCAGCGGCACCCGCTCGGTCATCGTCGACGCGCAGCGGGCCCTGCTCGCGGCCGCAGTCGACGCCGGTGTGCCGCGGTTCGTGCCGTCCGACTACGCCGCCGACTACCGTTCGGTCACGCCGGGCACGAACCGGAACTTCGAGCTCCGCCGCGAGTTCGCCGCCGACGTCGACGCCGCGTCGATCCGGGCGACCTCGGTGCTGAACGGTGCCTTCGCCGACATGCTCACCGGGCAGGCGCCGCTGGTGCTGTTCGACCGGCAGCGCGTGCTGTTCTGGTCCTCGCCCGACCAGGTGCTCGACTTCACCACGAAGGACGACGTCGCCTGGGTCACAGCGCACGTGGCGCTCGACACCGACGCCCCGCGGGTCGTCGAGGTGGCGGGGGACCGGGTGACCTCGCGGGAACTGGCGGCCACGATGTCACGGCTGACGGGGCGGACGTTCCGGTTGCAGTGGGCCGGTACCACGGGCCTCCTGTCCGCGATGGCGCGCACAGGGCGGCGGCTGTCGTCGACCGAGGACGAGACCTTCCCGGCCTGGCAGGGGATGCAGTACTTCGTCAGCATGTTCAGCGGCGAGGCCGAGCTGCGCCACGTCCGCAACGACCGCTACGGCCCGCACGAGTGGACGTCGGTGCGGGACGTGGTGGCGGCGCACCTCGGTACCGACTGA
- a CDS encoding 3-oxoacyl-ACP synthase III — translation MTERPQQDTPSAETERPGNATVRFRNAAVLAVETTVADRVTTSADIEEKLGGVLRRLRLPMGLLERVAGVRERRNWGENQSFQDAAIDAGRRAMAAAGIEPEDVGLLINTSVTRPHLEPSVAVRLHHGLGLPTSAINFDIANACLGFVNAMSVAAGMIDSGQIKYALVVDGEDADQVQLNTIDRLNQGGRNRKDFMSEFASLTLGSGAAAAVLGPADLHPTGHRIVGGVTRAATQWYDLCVGSVDGMFTDAKMLLKGGMELVVAAWNEARAHFDWTDMDRYVLHQVSDVHTNAFVAAIGVPRDKVPTTYERFGNVGPASIPITLADEVARGSIRPGDRVFLGGVGSGINTAMMELHW, via the coding sequence ATGACCGAGCGGCCTCAGCAGGACACCCCGAGCGCCGAGACGGAGCGACCCGGCAACGCGACCGTCCGCTTCCGCAACGCCGCAGTCCTGGCCGTCGAGACGACCGTCGCGGACCGCGTGACCACCTCCGCGGACATCGAGGAGAAGCTCGGCGGTGTGCTCCGCCGCCTGCGTCTGCCGATGGGACTGCTCGAGCGCGTCGCCGGCGTGCGGGAGCGCCGCAACTGGGGTGAGAACCAGTCCTTCCAGGACGCTGCGATCGACGCCGGCCGCCGCGCGATGGCTGCCGCGGGCATCGAGCCCGAGGACGTCGGTCTGCTCATCAACACCTCGGTGACCCGTCCGCACCTCGAGCCCTCGGTTGCCGTCCGGCTGCACCACGGGCTGGGCCTGCCGACCTCGGCGATCAACTTCGACATCGCGAACGCCTGCCTGGGCTTCGTCAACGCCATGAGCGTCGCCGCCGGCATGATCGACTCCGGGCAGATCAAGTACGCCTTGGTCGTCGACGGCGAGGACGCGGACCAGGTGCAGCTCAACACCATCGACCGCCTGAACCAGGGCGGCCGGAACCGCAAGGACTTCATGAGCGAGTTCGCCAGCCTGACGCTCGGCTCCGGTGCCGCCGCGGCCGTGCTCGGTCCGGCGGACCTGCACCCGACCGGTCACCGCATCGTCGGCGGCGTCACCCGCGCGGCGACCCAGTGGTACGACCTGTGCGTCGGCAGCGTCGACGGCATGTTCACGGACGCGAAGATGCTGCTCAAGGGCGGCATGGAGCTCGTCGTCGCCGCCTGGAACGAGGCGCGCGCCCACTTCGACTGGACCGACATGGACCGGTACGTGCTGCACCAGGTCTCCGACGTGCACACCAACGCGTTCGTCGCCGCGATCGGCGTGCCGCGCGACAAGGTCCCCACCACGTACGAGCGCTTCGGCAACGTCGGCCCCGCGTCGATCCCGATCACCCTGGCGGACGAGGTCGCCCGCGGCTCGATCCGCCCCGGCGACCGCGTGTTCCTCGGCGGTGTCGGCTCGGGCATCAACACGGCGATGATGGAACTGCACTGGTGA
- a CDS encoding sugar porter family MFS transporter: protein MVDIKPAAPTVALPPNGAGPHQRRLGMLALVATFGGLLFGYDTGVINGALRPMTIELGLTNFTEGVVTSSLLFGAAIGAMLGGRIADGWGRRKTILVLAVTFFVGTLACVFAPTFGVIVVGRVLLGLAVGGASTVVPVFLAELAPYEIRGSLSGRNELMIVIGQLAAFLVNAVIGSLWGEGHGVWRVMLAVCALPAIALFVGMLRVPESPRWLASKGRNAEALDVLRQIRSDDRAEAEIEDIKRSNELEAQIQHESGWRTLLGNKWLIRIVLIGAGLGVAQQLTGINSIMYYGQTVLIESGFKASAALIANIAPGVIAVIGGVIAIANMERINRRTTLIIGFSLTTVCHFLIGIASVALPDGNPARPWVILFLVVAFVGSMQTFLNIAVWVVLSEIFPTQIRALGMGISVFCLWIANAFLGLYFPTIVAATGITGTFFGFGIVGLLALLFIWKFVPESRGRTLEEVEEGVTTGNIFTVDKHGRRA, encoded by the coding sequence ATGGTCGACATCAAACCGGCAGCACCGACCGTCGCCCTGCCCCCGAACGGCGCCGGTCCCCACCAGCGACGCCTCGGGATGCTGGCGCTGGTCGCCACCTTCGGCGGGCTGCTCTTCGGCTACGACACCGGGGTGATCAACGGCGCCCTGCGGCCGATGACCATCGAGCTCGGCCTGACGAACTTCACCGAGGGGGTCGTCACCAGCTCCCTGCTCTTCGGTGCCGCGATCGGTGCCATGCTCGGCGGCCGCATCGCCGACGGCTGGGGCCGACGCAAGACGATCCTGGTGCTGGCGGTGACGTTCTTCGTCGGCACCCTGGCGTGCGTGTTCGCCCCGACCTTCGGCGTGATCGTCGTCGGTCGTGTGCTCCTCGGCCTGGCGGTCGGCGGCGCGTCGACGGTCGTCCCGGTGTTCCTGGCCGAACTGGCCCCGTACGAGATCCGCGGGTCCCTGTCCGGCCGCAACGAGCTGATGATCGTCATCGGCCAGCTTGCCGCCTTCCTGGTGAACGCGGTCATCGGCAGCCTGTGGGGTGAGGGCCACGGCGTCTGGCGCGTCATGCTCGCCGTCTGCGCCCTGCCCGCGATCGCGCTCTTCGTCGGCATGCTCCGGGTGCCGGAGTCGCCCCGGTGGCTCGCGTCGAAGGGGCGCAACGCCGAGGCGCTCGACGTCCTGCGCCAGATCCGCTCCGACGACCGTGCCGAGGCCGAGATCGAGGACATCAAGCGCAGCAACGAGCTCGAGGCGCAGATCCAGCACGAGAGCGGCTGGCGCACCCTGCTCGGCAACAAGTGGCTGATCCGGATCGTGCTCATCGGTGCCGGCCTCGGTGTGGCGCAGCAGCTCACCGGCATCAACTCGATCATGTACTACGGCCAGACGGTCCTGATCGAGTCCGGGTTCAAGGCGTCCGCCGCCCTGATCGCCAACATCGCCCCCGGGGTCATCGCCGTCATCGGTGGCGTCATCGCGATCGCGAACATGGAGCGCATCAACCGCCGGACCACGCTGATCATCGGGTTCTCGCTGACCACGGTCTGCCACTTCCTCATCGGCATCGCCTCGGTCGCCCTGCCCGACGGCAACCCGGCCCGCCCCTGGGTGATCCTGTTCCTCGTCGTCGCGTTCGTCGGGTCGATGCAGACCTTCCTCAACATCGCCGTCTGGGTCGTCCTGTCCGAGATCTTCCCGACGCAGATCCGGGCACTCGGCATGGGCATCTCGGTGTTCTGCCTGTGGATCGCGAACGCCTTCCTGGGGCTGTACTTCCCGACGATCGTCGCCGCGACCGGCATCACCGGCACGTTCTTCGGCTTCGGTATCGTCGGCCTGCTGGCCCTGCTCTTCATCTGGAAGTTCGTGCCGGAGAGCCGCGGCCGCACCCTCGAAGAGGTCGAAGAGGGCGTCACCACCGGCAACATCTTCACGGTCGACAAGCACGGTCGTCGCGCCTGA
- a CDS encoding MarR family winged helix-turn-helix transcriptional regulator, with protein MSDAAPEGTDELLAASRGLLGVVARSLGPALEDVTVAQFRLIVLVVTLGPTRSGDLAERLAVGPSTLTRNVDRLVSGGWVERRPGEGSRREVRIAATERGHVLVDEVTARRRQELAEALARVPADQRAAVVAGMAALRRAMNEPLPEEISVFGG; from the coding sequence ATGAGTGACGCCGCACCCGAGGGGACCGACGAGCTGCTCGCCGCATCGCGGGGCCTGCTCGGGGTGGTCGCCCGGTCCCTCGGCCCCGCGCTCGAGGACGTCACGGTCGCGCAGTTCCGGCTCATCGTCCTGGTCGTGACGCTGGGCCCCACCCGGTCGGGCGACCTGGCGGAGCGACTGGCTGTCGGCCCCTCGACGCTCACCCGCAACGTCGACCGACTGGTGTCGGGCGGTTGGGTGGAGCGTCGGCCGGGCGAGGGGAGCCGGCGCGAGGTCCGCATCGCGGCGACCGAACGCGGTCACGTCCTGGTCGACGAGGTGACTGCCCGGCGACGGCAGGAGCTCGCGGAGGCGCTCGCGCGTGTACCCGCCGACCAGCGCGCCGCGGTGGTCGCGGGGATGGCGGCGCTGCGGCGGGCGATGAACGAACCGCTGCCCGAAGAGATCTCGGTGTTCGGCGGCTGA
- a CDS encoding alpha/beta fold hydrolase, translating into MTARLPRAAVSTAPATLPPPLPGLDPAWSRLVTVPGTPSDSSGGPARPARTWHLLDTAASLTALGVEPVGTLLCVHGNPTWSYLWRSVVAQSLAVAAAGGPAWRVVAVDQLGMGFSERTGVDHRLADRVAELGRLTDELGLTGPVVTLGHDWGGVVSLGWAVDHPDLVVAVTTCNTAVHQPADVPIPAPLRLALRPQLLGRATVVTPAFIETTLAIAHPKLDRATADAYRAPYRGAARRGAVGGFVADIPVDSAHPSAAELDRIATGVAALRVPALLLWGPRDPVFLERYLDDLAARLPQADVHRFEGAGHLLPDDADVAGTVFDWLGDHLPHGTVPTQAGPGLPAGPDLRTDTERTNVTERTDVTERTDVAEPTGDADGPAHRPLWTHLTELRDSDEPALVEMAAPGGTRTITWRLLTRRIDEVAAGLLDLGVRHGDRVSLLVTPGADLTAALYACVRIGAVVVVADAGLGLGGLTRAVRGARPDWIIGALPGLAAARALGWPGRRIATVALPAPARRALRVEHTLAAVARRGAVRLAAGSALPDAPAADAPAAVLFTSGSTGPAKGVVYTHGQLGAVRDALAGQYDVGVGTGLVAGFAPFALLGPALGARSVAPDMDVTAPRTLTARAVADAVVAADATVVFLSPAALANVVATAAALTDDDRRALGRVRLFLSAGAPVSAALLTAATELMPNASAHTPYGMTEGLLMTDVDLDGVRAAGTSGSEGICVGRPAASVQVRIAPLDDDGRATGALTETPDVTGEIVVVAPHVRDHYDRLWRTDRASRLGVSDPRGHRTGDVGHLDASGQLWVEGRMQHVVTTPGSVVTPVGPEQRIERVDGIGRVGIAGIGPAGTQQVVVVVETVPAVRRPGLADPDLAAAVRVAAGVPVAAVLVVPVLPTDIRHNSKVDRARLSRWASSVLAGGRMTRP; encoded by the coding sequence GTGACAGCGCGGTTGCCCCGCGCCGCCGTGAGCACGGCTCCGGCGACGCTCCCGCCGCCCCTGCCCGGACTCGACCCGGCCTGGTCCCGCCTGGTCACGGTCCCGGGGACGCCGTCGGACAGCTCGGGAGGCCCGGCTCGCCCCGCGCGCACCTGGCACCTCCTCGACACGGCCGCGTCCCTGACCGCACTCGGCGTCGAGCCCGTCGGCACGCTGCTCTGCGTGCACGGCAACCCGACCTGGTCCTACCTGTGGCGCTCGGTCGTCGCGCAGTCCCTGGCGGTCGCCGCGGCCGGCGGTCCGGCGTGGCGCGTCGTCGCCGTCGACCAGCTCGGCATGGGCTTCTCGGAGCGCACCGGCGTCGACCACCGCCTGGCCGACCGGGTCGCCGAGCTCGGCAGACTGACCGACGAGCTCGGACTCACGGGTCCCGTCGTCACGCTCGGCCACGACTGGGGTGGTGTCGTCTCCCTCGGGTGGGCCGTCGACCACCCGGACCTCGTGGTCGCGGTGACGACCTGCAACACCGCCGTGCACCAGCCCGCGGACGTCCCGATCCCGGCACCGCTCCGGCTGGCGCTCCGCCCGCAGCTGCTCGGTCGGGCCACCGTCGTCACCCCGGCCTTCATCGAGACCACTCTGGCGATCGCGCACCCGAAGCTCGACCGAGCCACCGCCGACGCCTACCGGGCGCCGTACCGCGGCGCTGCCCGACGTGGTGCGGTCGGTGGGTTCGTCGCGGACATCCCCGTCGACTCGGCGCACCCGAGCGCGGCCGAACTCGACCGCATCGCGACCGGTGTGGCCGCACTGCGGGTCCCGGCCCTGCTCCTCTGGGGGCCGCGCGACCCGGTGTTCCTCGAGCGCTACCTCGACGACCTCGCCGCCCGGCTGCCGCAGGCCGACGTGCACCGCTTCGAGGGCGCCGGTCACCTGCTGCCGGACGACGCCGACGTCGCCGGGACGGTGTTCGACTGGCTCGGCGACCACCTGCCGCACGGCACCGTGCCCACCCAGGCCGGACCGGGCCTCCCGGCTGGACCGGACCTGCGGACCGACACCGAGCGCACCAACGTCACCGAGCGCACCGACGTCACCGAGCGCACCGACGTCGCCGAGCCCACCGGCGACGCTGACGGGCCCGCCCACCGCCCGCTCTGGACACACCTGACCGAGCTCCGCGACAGCGACGAGCCAGCCCTGGTCGAGATGGCCGCACCCGGCGGGACCCGCACGATCACCTGGCGTCTGCTCACCCGACGCATCGACGAGGTCGCCGCCGGACTGCTCGACCTCGGCGTCCGGCACGGCGACCGCGTGTCGCTCCTGGTGACCCCTGGCGCCGACCTGACCGCCGCGCTGTACGCGTGCGTGCGGATCGGCGCGGTCGTCGTGGTCGCGGACGCGGGACTCGGGCTCGGTGGCCTGACGCGAGCCGTCCGTGGCGCCCGCCCGGACTGGATCATCGGCGCGCTGCCGGGCCTCGCCGCCGCACGCGCGCTCGGCTGGCCCGGACGCCGGATCGCGACCGTGGCGCTGCCCGCCCCCGCTCGTCGGGCACTGCGCGTCGAGCACACCCTGGCCGCCGTCGCCCGTCGCGGTGCCGTACGTCTGGCCGCCGGTTCCGCGCTGCCGGACGCTCCCGCCGCCGACGCCCCGGCCGCGGTGCTGTTCACCTCCGGGTCGACCGGCCCGGCGAAGGGCGTCGTCTACACGCACGGGCAGCTCGGCGCGGTGCGGGACGCCCTCGCCGGCCAGTACGACGTCGGTGTCGGCACCGGACTGGTGGCGGGCTTCGCCCCGTTCGCGCTCCTCGGACCTGCCCTCGGAGCACGCTCGGTCGCCCCCGACATGGACGTCACCGCGCCCCGGACACTGACCGCCCGTGCGGTCGCGGACGCCGTCGTCGCGGCCGACGCCACCGTGGTGTTCCTCTCGCCGGCGGCGCTGGCGAACGTCGTCGCGACCGCCGCCGCGCTCACCGACGACGACCGGCGGGCCCTCGGCCGCGTGCGGCTGTTCCTGTCCGCCGGCGCCCCGGTGTCGGCGGCGTTGCTCACTGCGGCGACCGAGCTGATGCCGAACGCCAGTGCGCACACCCCGTACGGCATGACCGAGGGACTGCTCATGACGGACGTCGACCTGGACGGCGTCCGCGCTGCCGGGACGTCCGGGTCCGAGGGCATCTGCGTCGGCCGACCGGCTGCGTCGGTGCAGGTGCGGATCGCCCCGCTCGACGATGACGGCCGCGCGACCGGAGCGCTCACCGAGACGCCGGACGTCACCGGCGAGATCGTCGTCGTCGCCCCGCACGTGCGCGACCACTACGACCGGCTCTGGCGGACCGACCGTGCCTCGCGCCTCGGCGTCAGCGACCCGCGCGGCCACCGCACCGGCGACGTCGGGCACCTCGACGCCTCCGGCCAGCTCTGGGTCGAGGGTCGCATGCAGCACGTCGTCACGACCCCGGGCAGCGTGGTCACACCGGTCGGTCCCGAACAGCGCATCGAACGGGTGGACGGCATCGGCCGTGTCGGCATCGCGGGTATCGGCCCCGCCGGCACGCAGCAGGTCGTCGTCGTCGTCGAGACCGTCCCGGCCGTCCGTCGCCCCGGCCTGGCGGACCCCGACCTGGCCGCCGCGGTGCGCGTCGCCGCCGGGGTCCCGGTCGCGGCGGTCCTCGTGGTGCCGGTGCTGCCGACGGACATCCGGCACAACTCCAAGGTCGACCGGGCACGGCTCTCCCGCTGGGCGTCGTCGGTGCTCGCCGGGGGACGGATGACCCGCCCGTGA
- a CDS encoding NAD-dependent epimerase/dehydratase family protein, with translation MRVLVTGASGFLGRAVAAAVRDAGHEVRTFQRRPSRVDGVTDLLGTMTDPAAVRSAVDGVQAVVHLAAKVSLAGDPAEFERVNVDGTRDLLAAARAAGATRFVFVSSPSVAHTGASIAGDDATPASPETARGDYARTKAAAERLALAADAPGFAVVAVRPHLVWGPGDEQLVGRIVDRARSGRLPVLDSGAALIDTCYVDNAATAMVAALHRAEDVHGRAYVVTNGEPRPVAELLAGICTASGVPAPRRHVPAALARVAGSAIEALWRVRPGTDEPPMTRFLAEQLSTAHWFDQRRTRADLEWAPSVSIDEGLRALAAAADADGHIRRP, from the coding sequence GTGAGGGTCCTGGTCACCGGTGCGAGCGGCTTCCTCGGCCGCGCGGTCGCCGCTGCCGTCCGGGACGCCGGGCACGAGGTCCGGACGTTCCAGCGGCGCCCCTCCCGGGTCGACGGCGTCACGGACCTGCTCGGCACGATGACCGACCCGGCAGCGGTCCGTTCGGCGGTCGACGGTGTCCAGGCGGTCGTGCACCTGGCCGCCAAGGTGTCGCTGGCGGGTGACCCCGCCGAGTTCGAGCGCGTCAACGTCGACGGGACGCGCGACCTGCTCGCTGCCGCCCGCGCCGCCGGAGCCACGCGCTTCGTGTTCGTCTCGTCGCCCTCCGTCGCCCACACCGGGGCGTCGATCGCCGGCGACGACGCCACCCCGGCATCCCCGGAGACCGCCCGCGGCGACTACGCCCGGACGAAGGCCGCCGCCGAACGCCTGGCCCTGGCCGCCGACGCCCCCGGCTTCGCGGTCGTCGCCGTCCGCCCGCACCTGGTGTGGGGTCCGGGTGACGAGCAGCTCGTCGGGCGCATCGTCGACCGTGCCCGGAGCGGACGCCTGCCGGTCCTGGACTCCGGCGCCGCCCTGATCGACACCTGCTACGTCGACAACGCCGCCACCGCGATGGTCGCCGCGCTGCACCGCGCCGAGGACGTCCACGGCCGGGCCTACGTCGTCACGAACGGGGAGCCCCGTCCGGTCGCCGAGCTCCTCGCCGGGATCTGCACGGCCTCCGGCGTCCCCGCACCTCGTCGGCACGTGCCCGCCGCGCTCGCCCGGGTCGCCGGGTCCGCGATCGAGGCCCTCTGGCGCGTCCGTCCGGGCACCGACGAGCCGCCGATGACCCGGTTCCTCGCCGAACAGCTCTCGACGGCGCACTGGTTCGACCAGCGTCGGACCCGTGCGGACCTGGAGTGGGCGCCGTCGGTGTCGATCGACGAGGGGCTGCGCGCGCTCGCCGCCGCGGCCGATGCGGACGGGCACATCCGCCGTCCGTAG
- a CDS encoding LysM domain-containing protein, with the protein MHHGDGFQGKRRRLTTALALAVVVTTATAGCSLLRGPDEFPAPVRSTASTAPATPEADPSASAEARRVAESASPRTPTAVPTEAAAPDPTVSPIPVGSVLSEADVVTPKGSVRFHYRVVVGTDGTPTAQWTSFTSTLPVPVATTFLETPPAVGDGITWHGVGDTTLGGPGAAAAPAATALDPGRADPSWLGAIVIYSAATSASPDLPVEIGPGKVLAVQPVRWSVPARTTNVHPVDGGAQPNATGRSSSDGSTDGAPTAYRIASEDLIGSVAARFGLSVKDLVWLNPDVTVYGDQQYLYEDTVLNLDPYRR; encoded by the coding sequence ATGCACCACGGGGACGGATTCCAGGGGAAACGACGACGACTGACGACAGCGCTCGCGCTCGCCGTCGTCGTCACGACCGCCACGGCCGGGTGCTCGCTGCTCCGCGGCCCGGACGAGTTCCCCGCGCCGGTCCGGAGCACCGCCAGCACCGCCCCCGCCACCCCCGAGGCCGACCCGAGCGCCAGCGCCGAGGCCCGCCGCGTCGCGGAGTCCGCCTCGCCCCGCACCCCGACCGCCGTCCCGACCGAGGCCGCCGCCCCCGACCCCACGGTCTCGCCGATCCCCGTCGGCAGTGTCCTCAGCGAAGCGGACGTCGTCACGCCGAAGGGCAGCGTGCGGTTCCACTACCGGGTCGTCGTCGGCACCGACGGCACCCCGACCGCGCAGTGGACGAGCTTCACCTCGACCCTGCCGGTGCCGGTCGCGACCACGTTCCTCGAGACGCCGCCCGCGGTCGGCGACGGCATCACCTGGCACGGGGTGGGAGACACGACGCTCGGCGGCCCGGGAGCCGCGGCAGCGCCCGCGGCGACGGCGCTCGACCCCGGCCGCGCGGACCCGTCCTGGCTCGGCGCGATCGTCATCTACTCGGCGGCGACCTCGGCCAGCCCGGACCTGCCCGTCGAGATCGGCCCCGGCAAGGTGCTCGCCGTGCAGCCCGTCCGGTGGTCGGTGCCGGCCCGAACGACCAACGTGCACCCGGTCGACGGCGGTGCCCAGCCGAACGCCACTGGCCGGTCCAGCAGCGACGGCTCGACCGACGGCGCCCCGACCGCCTACCGGATCGCGTCGGAGGACCTCATCGGCTCGGTCGCCGCTCGCTTCGGGCTGTCGGTGAAGGACCTGGTCTGGCTCAACCCGGACGTCACCGTCTACGGCGACCAGCAGTACCTGTACGAGGACACGGTCCTCAACCTGGACCCCTACCGGCGGTAG